The following coding sequences lie in one Fusarium poae strain DAOMC 252244 chromosome 1, whole genome shotgun sequence genomic window:
- a CDS encoding hypothetical protein (BUSCO:15212at5125), giving the protein MSTVAMALNGPGVHRRTREHESEDASNIIENFLAESWRSWPNEAAFDRLEEHRGPLRLTVKGSIPSWAAGTLYRTGPGQSRIEDTSRGTHFTTHWFDGFAQTHRFDIVPSEDGETKVWYSSRRQADEWVADVKKKGWRSGMTFGQKADPCVGIFAKVMTVFEPKLGNHNVALLANIPGLLDEEKEVDEKVNGVTGPLGHRVNTSNLFVATDYSGMRRIDPSTLEPLGETTQSHLHPSLSGPCSCAHAQRDPLSGDMFNFNLAFGRVPTYRIFRVDAASGETEILATISDLNVPPAYMHSFFLSENHVILCIPASQFAWRGLKTQWEGNIIDSMKPFDKNRDCKWLVVDRRHGKGLVATFSTPAAFFFHSINAFEEKVKDEQGNERIHLSVDLAKYDNMDIIKGFYYDVIMDRNDAAKKYWFENQRYKNCAPTLTRYRFTLPSKPTPDMSFASKGEQTLAILSPHTGELPSIHPLRVGKPYRYVYSTALRGLTTVVDALVKTDLKTGDALLWTGPQGHTPGEPVFVPRPGAEDEDDGVVFSLIVDGGAETAYIVCLDGKTMEEMGRAEADFTIGQGFHGIHIPAA; this is encoded by the exons ATGTCTACCGTTGCGATGGCGCTCAACGGTCCTGGCGTCCACCGTCGTACCCGCGAGCATGAATCAGAAGATGCCTCAAACATTATCGAAAACTTCCTCGCCGAATCGTGGAGATCCTGGCCCAATGAAGCTGCC TTTGACCGTCTTGAAGAACATCGCGGTCCTCTTCGCCTCACCGTAAAAGGCTCTATCCCTTCCTGGGCTGCCGGTACACTCTACCGCACCGGCCCAGGCCAAAGCCGCATAGAAGACACATCTCGTGGAACACATTTTACGACACACTGGTTTGATGGCTTTGCGCAGACACATCGTTTTGACATTGTCCCCTCCGAAGATGGCGAGACGAAAGTGTGGTACTCGTCAAGAAGGCAGGCAGATGAATGGGTCGCCGATGTCAAGAAGAAAGGATGGCGGTCGGGCATGACTTTTGGCCAAAAGGCTGATCCCTGTGTTGGAATCTTTGCAAAAGTCATGACTGTTTTCGAGCCAAAGTTGGGAAACCACAATGTTGCCCTCTTGGCTAACATCCCTGGTCTGCtggatgaagagaaggaggTGGATGAGAAGGTAAACGGTGTCACTGGCCCTCTCGGGCATCGTGTCAACACGAGTAATCTCTTTGTCGCTACAGACTACTCAGGAATGCGTCGAATAGACCCGTCTACTCTGGAACCTCTGGGTGAGACCACGCAGAGCCACCTTCACCCGTCCCTCAGCGGTCCCTGTTCATGCGCCCACGCCCAGCGTGATCCATTATCAGGAGACATGTTCAACTTCAACCTTGCCTTTGGTcgtgtacctacctatcgaATATTTCGAGTTGATGCTGCTTCTGGGGAGACTGAGATTCTTGCTACAATCTCTGACCTCAATGTTCCTCCTGCATACATGCACAGTTTCTTCCTCAGCGAAAACCACGTCATCTTGTGCATACCTGCATCGCAATTTGCATGGAGAGGACTCAAGACGCAATGGGAGGGGAACATAATTGATTCAATGAAACCGTTTGACAAAAATAGAGATTGCAAGTGGCTCGTCGTTGATCGACGACATGGAAAGGGGCTTGTGGCAACCTTTTCAACACCAGCTGCGTTTTTCTTTCACAGCATCAACGCATTCGAAGAAAAGGTCAAAGACGAACAAGGAAATGAGCGCATACATCTTTCCGTTGATCTCGCCAAGTATGATAACATGGACATCATCAAGGGTTTCTACTATGATGTTATCATGGACCGCAACGACGCCGCCAAGAAATACTGGTTTGAGAACCAACGCTACAAGAACTGTGCACCGACACTTACAAGATATCGCTTCACCTTGCCTTCAAAGCCTACACCCGATATGTCATTTGCTTCTAAAGGAGAACAAACACTCGCCATCCTCAGCCCACACACAGGCGAACTTCCCTCCATACACCCCCTGCGTGTCGGAAAGCCCTACCGATATGTTTACAGCACTGCATTGCGCGGTCTGACAACCGTAGTCGATGCTCTTGTCAAGACAGATTTGAAGACAGGCGATGCGCTTCTATGGACGGGACCCCAAGGTCACACCCCCGGAGAACCAGTCTTTGTTCCGAGGCCGGGGgcagaggatgaagatgacggagTCGTTTTTAGTTTGATTGTTGATGGGGGCGCCGAGACAGCATATATCGTGTGCTTGGATGGCAAAACGATGGAAGAAATGGGAAGGGCAGAAGCTGATTTTACTATTGGGCAGGGATTCCATGGCATTCATATACCCGCTGCTTAG
- a CDS encoding hypothetical protein (BUSCO:48484at5125) — MSARASAPTIPALKQSFLAHQTTLLAQPLAPSRSWQATNDASDEPLAERVVQDVLFNLNHTIQQHCRRVYAPQASRNIAEQIDNVFTQEAERKVGGPADTEGGIGRELDLTDSEAIESLHASWHIEKDVNDHPEQVKRYADAVARLTELNDQRKRLREQVTRLKHLKTIIEPLQTTDNGAGIQENLLTRNGPVEKELEKMRFLLARVGGRVNALPEQASSDVPKEISLSETGSQGRKRRVDQFLADEVFQ; from the exons ATGTCTGCTCGCGCATCTGCACCGACAATTCCGGCGTTGAAACAATCATTCCTCGCCCACCAAACAACACTTCTTGCCCAACCTCTTGCTCCATCTCGGTCATGGCAAGCCACCAACGACGCGTCCGATGAGCCTCTCGCTGAGCGCGTTGTCCAAGATGTTCTTTTCAACCTAAATCACACTATTCAGCAGCACTGCCGTCGCGTCTATGCCCCACAGGCTAGTCGAAATATCGCTGAGCAAATCGATAACGTCTTCACCCAGGAAGCTGAGCGTAAAGTAGGAGGCCCTGCTGATACTGAAGGCGGTATCGGCAGAGAACTCGATCTCA CCGATAGTGAAGCTATTGAATCATTGCACGCTTCTTGGCATATAGAAAAGGATGTCAATGACCATCCCGAGCAAGTCAAGCGCTATGCAGATGCTGTTGCTCGACTAACTGAGCTCAACGACCAACGCAAGCGACTAAGAGAGCAAGTGACACGCTTGAAGCATCTGAAAACCATCATCGAGCCTCTTCAGACGACAGATAATGGTGCCGGTATTCAGGAAAATCTCCTAACCCGCAACGGCCCTGTTGAGAAGGAGCTTGAGAAGATGCGCTTCTTGCTGGCTAGAGTCGGTGGTCGTGTCAATGCGCTACCAGAGCAAGCTTCAAGTGACGTTCCTAAGGAGATAAGTCTTTCTGAGACAGGTTCCCAGGGTCGGAAACGACGTGTTGATCAGTTCCTTGCTGATGAGGTGTTTCAATGA
- a CDS encoding hypothetical protein (TransMembrane:6 (i30-50o90-110i122-142o154-174i186-209o279-298i)), with amino-acid sequence MTTDSTQPSPSPTRLQRIYRAIGFTKSYNFILWFLFGGAFLAFALSRFIYLDFNGHLCPSEPPTGRIYGSRGAAPGECYYYRHGIGKAGIIMHLAGILPAAVLVVFQFIPAIRHRALLVHRINGYVVLLLSVVGIIGVFMITRHAFGGTLEMQTVTGAASIMFVISMVLAYVNIKRLQLEQHRAWMLRGWIIAGHIITMRAISAIMAQITSHTGPYSTVTPCAVLDSMFYHNKPAVEALYPGCVDFYMGKTPDQRVITEGIPGERPDAIAARLNSAFGASAWLALLVHVIAAEVYLRLTPVEAERLRKVSYRRQMEAGMCDPGNSGLTAQRLGDAVPWTCPDDGDAVCDEMVNPQSPHLGT; translated from the exons ATGACTACGGACAGTACTCAACCTTCACCTTCTCCTACGCGTCTACAGCGAATATATCGTGCTATAGGCTTCACCAAAAGCTACAACTTCATTCTTTGGTTCCTCTTTGGCGGAGCTTTCCTAGCGTTCGCACTCTCTCGTTTTATATATCTCGACTTCAATGGCCATTTGTGTCCTAGTGAACCACCTACTGGTCGGATATACGGATCAAGGGGAGCGGCTCCTGGCGAGTGCTACTACTACCGACATGGGATCGGCAAGGCGGGTATCATCATGCACCTAGCTGGAATCCTTCCCGCTGCCGTGTTAGTCGTCTTCCAGTTCATCCCTGCTATCCGACATCGAGCTCTCCTAGTCCATCGGATCAACGGCTATgtcgttcttcttctctcggtTGTCGGCATCATCGGGGTGTTTATGATCACACGGCACGCCTTTGGTGGAACTTTGGAGATGCAGACTGTTACTGGCGCTGCGAGCATCATGTTTGTTATTAGCATGGTCTTGGCTTATGTCAACATCAAAAGACTTCAGCTAGAGCAGCATCGCGCATGGATGTTGCGAGGCTGGATCATT GCCGGCCACATTATCACCATGAGAGCGATCTCAGCTATAATGGCACAAATCACAAGCCATACAGGTCCTTATTCCACCGTGACGCCTTGCGCAGTCCTGGACTCCATGTTCTACCACAACAAACCCGCCGTTGAGGCCTTATATCCAGGCTGTGTGGATTTCTACATGGGCAAAACCCCCGACCAGCGGGTCATTACCGAAGGGATCCCTGGCGAACGTCCGGACGCGATCGCTGCAAGACTAAACAGCGCTTTTGGAGCTAGTGCTTGGCTTGCTCTTCTTGTCCATGTTATAGCCGCCGAGGTGTATCTGCGACTCACCCCTGTTGAAGCTGAGAGGCTACGCAAGGTTTCGTACAGGAGGCAGATGGAGGCGGGTATGTGTGACCCTGGGAACTCAGGGTTAACTGCGCAAAGACTTGGGGATGCTGTGCCTTGGACATGTCCTGACGATGGAGATGCTGTTTGTGATGAAATG GTCAACCCCCAGAGTCCTCATCTCGGAACATAA
- a CDS encoding hypothetical protein (BUSCO:52712at5125): MSSKTSPAELKTRKRHDYRFFLEYRTRWNDNDMYDHMNNSVYNFLFDSIINAYLIDNCGLHPPTASQFGMCVHTHTDFFSSIAYPAVAELALRVNKLGRSSVTYETALFEKGVDEVKAVGEFVQVYVDRETNRPLKDGMAQTLRQELEKLIVVKPKL; the protein is encoded by the exons ATGAGTAGCAAGACTTCGCCAGCGGAGCTAAAGACCCGCAAAAGACACGACTATCGTTTCTTCCTTGAGTATCGCACGCGATG GAACGATAATGACATGTATGATCACATGAACAATTCAGTCTATAACTTTTT GTTCGACTCCATCATCAACGCATACCTCATAGACAATTGCGGTCTCCATCCTCCAACGGCATCGCAATTTGGCATGTGTGTACACACCCACACCGacttcttctcatccatTGCATACCCTGCCGTTGCCGAGCTTGCATTGCGTGTGAACAAGCTTGGTCGGTCCAGTGTCACCTACGAGACTGCACTCTTTGAGAAGGGGGTGGATGAGGTCAAGGCTGTTGGGGAGTTTGTGCAGGTTTATGTGGATCGTGAGACGAACCGGCCACTCAAGGACGGTATGGCGCAGACACTTCGTCAGGAACTTGAGAAATTGATTGTTGTCAAGCCCAAGCTGTGA
- a CDS encoding hypothetical protein (BUSCO:18478at5125) — MVSSSPNPEGEPFDEQFFMNSFQDLDIQGENGLTPSQPASDPPLTSTTTTTTTTNNNNKQQQIPKKIKQKKKQDPPQVSATDEPLITPVGDPWPRPYHFEGDGLRRVVPYHYTYNTHCKERWRNRPLLEIYESEFRDRPLEYYRQSMVRGTIFVNGRRVGPDYILRNGDLISHTLHRHEPPVTEDPVQIIHEDEDMIVINKPAGVPVHPAGRYNFNSVVEIMKSDRGPAFLPYLCNRLDRLTSGIMFIAKNPTAAEALGIKIKDRTVRKEYIARVMGEFPDGEVVCDQPILQISPKLGLNRVRANGKTARTVFKKLAYYPEAESEEMDERPKTPEQLQDEKHRPWVNKKGYSIVRCLPVTGRTHQLRVHLQHLGHPIQNDPIYANRRVWGMDLGQNDGDATQNTDEDIVSRLSRMGKDEVAEAVAYYDTMVDKYEEKRAEKLTGELCEICQTPLYSDPGSHELSLWLHSLRYEDAGGSWSYVSPLPRWAMPPEGMSGPTSVGGMEELVEAVKDENPEIS, encoded by the coding sequence ATGGTCTCGTCCTCGCCAAACCCAGAGGGTGAGCCCTTTGATGAGCAATTCTTTATGAATTCTTTCCAGGATCTCGATATCCAGGGCGAGAATGGTCTCACACCCAGCCAACCAGCCTCCGATCCACCACTAACATCCActacaaccacaaccacaaccaccaaCAATAACAATAAACAGCAACAAATTCCTAAAAAGATcaagcaaaagaagaaacagGATCCGCCCCAAGTCTCGGCTACAGATGAGCCCCTTATTACACCGGTGGGAGATCCGTGGCCCCGACCCTACCACTTTGAAGGCGATGGGTTGCGTCGGGTAGTGCCATACCACTACACATACAACACCCACTGTAAAGAGAGATGGCGCAACAGACCTCTTCTCGAGATTTACGAATCTGAGTTTAGGGACCGACCGCTTGAGTACTATCGGCAGTCTATGGTACGGGGAACCATCTTTGTCAACGGTCGTCGGGTCGGACCCGATTATATTCTGCGAAATGGTGACCTCATTTCTCATACCCTGCACCGCCATGAACCTCCGGTTACCGAGGACCCTGTGCAGATCATTcacgaagatgaagatatgATTGTTATTAACAAGCCTGCCGGTGTACCCGTCCACCCCGCTGGCCGATACAACTTCAACTCAGTCGTCGAGATCATGAAGTCAGACCGCGGTCCAGCATTCTTGCCATATCTCTGCAACCGTCTGGACCGCCTCACAAGCGGCATCATGTTTATTGCAAAGAACCCAACTGCGGCGGAGGCTTTAggcatcaagatcaaggatcGCACAGTGAGAAAGGAATATATTGCTCGGGTAATGGGCGAGTTTCCCGATGGCGAGGTCGTATGTGATCAACCCATCTTACAAATATCCCCCAAGCTTGGCCTCAACCGAGTACGTGCCAATGGCAAGACCGCGCGAACTGTATTCAAGAAACTGGCGTACTACCCAGAAGCCGAAAGTGAAGAGATGGACGAGCGGCCCAAGACACCCGAGCAGCTCCAAGATGAGAAGCATCGGCCTTGGGTGAACAAGAAGGGATATTCGATTGTCCGCTGCCTTCCCGTCACTGGACGTACTCATCAGCTGCGTGTTCACCTTCAGCATCTTGGCCACCCTATTCAAAATGACCCCATTTATGCCAACCGGCGAGTGTGGGGCATGGATCTAGGACAAAACGATGGCGATGCCACTCAGAATACAGATGAAGACATCGTTAGCCGTCTGTCTCGCATGGGCAAGGACGAAGTGGCCGAAGCTGTCGCTTACTACGACACCATGGTGGATAAATATGAAGAAAAGAGGGCCGAGAAGTTGACCGGTGAGCTTTGCGAGATATGCCAGACACCTTTGTACTCCGACCCTGGCAGTCATGAGCTGTCATTGTGGCTCCACAGTCTCCGGTATGAGGACGCAGGAGGTAGCTGGTCTTATGTCAGCCCTCTGCCCCGATGGGCAATGCCACCAGAGGGCATGAGTGGCCCAACATCAGTCGGTGGCATGGAGGAGTTGGTGGAGGCCGTTAAAGATGAGAACCCCGAGATATCATGA
- a CDS encoding hypothetical protein (CAZy:GH3), with protein MADINVEEILKKLSLAEKVSLLAGIDFWHTKALPEHGVPSLRLSDGPNGVRGTRFFNGIPAACFPCGTGLGATFNQELLEEAGRKMGEEAIGKSAHVILGPTINMQRSPLGGRGFESIGEDPFLAGLGAAALVRGIQSTGVQSTIKHFVCNDQEHKRMSVQAIITERALREIYALPFQLVVRDSQPGAFMTSYNGVNGTACSESQTLLKDMLRGEWGWEGLIMSDWYGTYSVTDAIKAGLDLEMPGPTRWRGDVLNFAAACDKVWGHVIDERAREVLKFVKKCAASGVPENGPEKILDTPETAALLRRIGNESIVLLKNEKSLLPLAKDKKTLVIGPNAKVATYHGGGSASLAAYYAVTPYDGIAEKLGHSPAYTIGAYTHKLSPLLGSQTKGPDGKAGMSWKVYNKPPTDSSRKPVDELWLAKSEMHLVDYYNSELEDLWYADLEGILEVEEDSTYEFGVIVCGTANLYVNDELVVDNSTKQVAGDAFFGTATHEELGRKDLKKGEKYNIRIEFASAPSFTLKLDNPVVGHGSLRVGACKVIDAKQEIERSVALAKEHDQVVICAGLNSDWETEGSDRESMKLPGALDELISAVTAANPQTAVVMQTGTPEEMPWLDEVPAVIQAWYGGNETGNCIADVLFGDANPSGKLSLSFPKRLTDVPAFLNFRTEAGRTLYGEDVYMGYRYYEFANRDVNFPFGHGLSYTTFAFSDLNVSSKDGKLTTTVIVRNTGPVRGAEVAQLYVRPLQNAKVNRPVKELKGFVKVELDAGESKTITISELEKYAAAYFDEEQDKWCVEAGEYEVIVSDSSAVGDKALMGSFKVEETYWWSGI; from the exons ATGGCTGATATCAATGTCGAAGAGATCCTCAAGAAGTTGTCTCTGGCCGAGAAggtctctcttcttgcag GTATTGACTTCTGGCACACAAAAGCTCTTCCAGAGCATGGCGTTCCATCCCTTCGTCTCTCAGATGGACCCAATGGTGTCAGAGGCACTCGTTTCTTCAACGGTATTCCAGCAGCATGCTTCCCCTGCGGTACTGGTCTTGGTGCCACATTCAACCAAGAACTCCTCGAAGAGGCAGGAAGGAAGATGGGTGAAGAAGCCATCGGGAAAAGTGCCCATGTAATTCTTGGACCTACTATAAACATGCAACGATCACCCCTTGGGGGTCGTGGTTTCGAGTCCATTGGCGAGGACCCCTTTCTCGCTGGTCTTGGTGCTGCTGCCCTTGTCCGCGGAATTCAGAGCACAGGCGTGCAATCAACTATCAAGCACTTCGTGTGCAACGACCAAGAACATAAGCGTATGAGTGTTCAGGCCATTATAACTGAACGTGCCCTGCGCGAGATTTACGCTCTCCCATTTCAGCTTGTCGTGCGCGACTCACAGCCTGGCGCTTTCATGACATCCTACAACGGCGTCAATGGAACGGCCTGCAGTGAAAGCCAAAcgctattaaaagatatgTTGCGAGGTGAATGGGGATGGGAGGGTCTGATCATGAGTGACTGGTATGGCACCTACAGCGTTACCGATGCCATTAAAGCTGGTCTTGATCTTGAGATGCCCGGTCCTACCCGCTGGCGAGGTGATGTCCTTAACTTCGCTGCTGCATGCGACAAGGTCTGGGGCCATGTCATTGATGAGCGTGCTCGAGAGGTCCTCAAGTTTGTTAAGAAGTGCGCGGCTTCTGGCGTCCCAGAGAACGGCCCCGAAAAGATACTCGACACTCCCGAGACGGCAGCTCTCCTCCGCAGGATTGGAAACGAGAGTATCGTCCTTCTCAAGAACGAGAAGAGCCTGCTCCCTCTGGCTAAGGACAAGAAGACGTTGGTGATTGGACCCAATGCAAAGGTCGCGACGTACCATGGAGGTGGCTCGGCCTCGCTGGCTGCATACTACGCCGTTACACCATACGATGGCATTGCCGAAAAGCTTGGACACTCTCCGGCGTATACAATCGGCGCATATACGCACAAGCTAAGCCCCCTTTTGGGCAGTCAGACCAAGGGTCCTGATGGTAAGGCCGGCATGAGCTGGAAAGTCTACAACAAGCCACCCACAGACTCGTCCCGCAAGCCCGTCGACGAGCTCTGGCTGGCCAAATCCGAGATGCATCTTGTTGATTACTACAACTCCGAGCTTGAGGACCTTTGGTACGCCGACCTCGAGGGTATTCTCGAGGTCGAAGAGGACTCTACTTATGAGTTTGGCGTTATCGTTTGCGGTACCGCTAACCTTTATGTTAATGACGAGCTTGTCGTCGACAACAGCACCAAGCAGGTCGCCGGTGATGCCTTCTTCGGCACAGCAACACATGAGGAACTTGGCCGCAAGGATCTGAAGAAGGGAGAGAAGTATAACATCAGAATCGAATTTGCTTCCGCTCCAAGCTTCACACTCAAGCTAGACAACCCTGTCGTAGGCCACGGATCACTTCGTGTAGGTGCTTGCAAGGTCATCGATGCCAAACAGGAGATAGAACGATCTGTGGCCCTCGCCAAGGAGCACGACCAGGTAGTCATTTGCGCTGGCCTCAACTCTGATTGGGAGACAGAGGGTTCAGACCGAGAGAGCATGAAGCTACCTGGTGCACTCGACGAGCTGATCTCGGCTGTTACTGCGGCAAACCCCCAGACGGCTGTTGTGATGCAGACCGGTACACCCGAGGAGATGCCCTGGCTCGACGAGGTGCCTGCTGTGATTCAAGCTTGGTACGGCGGCAACGAGACGGGCAACTGCATCGCCGATGTCCTCTTTGGTGATGCTAACCCATCCGGAAAACTGTCACTCAGTTTCCCCAAGCGCTTGACCGATGTTCCAGCATTCCTCAACTTCCGCACTGAAGCTGGTAGAACTCTGTACGGCGAGGATGTGTACATGGGATACAGGTACTACGAGTTTGCCAACCGGGATGTTAATTTCCCATTCGGCCACGGTCTCTCTTACACCACGTTCGCCTTCTCAGACCTCAATGTCTCATCAAAGGATGGCAAGCTCACCACAACTGTCATTGTCCGCAACACAGGCCCTGTTCGCGGCGCAGAGGTTGCCCAGCTCTACGTACGTCCATTGCAGAATGCAAAGGTCAACCGTCCGGTGAAGGAACTGAAGGGCTTTGTCAAGGTCGAGCTTGATGCGGGCGAGTCCAAGACCATCACTATCTCCGAGCTTGAAAAGTATGCTGCCGCTTACTTCGATGAAGAACAGGATAAGTGGTGTGTAGAAGCTGGAGAGTACGAAGTTATTGTAAGTGACAGCAGTGCTGTGGGCGATAAGGCACTCATGGGCTCTTTCAAGGTTGAAGAAACATATTGGTGGTCTGGTATTTAA